Proteins from a genomic interval of Thamnophis elegans isolate rThaEle1 chromosome 2, rThaEle1.pri, whole genome shotgun sequence:
- the LOC116504519 gene encoding uncharacterized protein LOC116504519 isoform X1: MDFGEMDLPLEQPPTQPPSEPLPAPPNSTPVCELQTAVSCFTEETVSFLSVNSLLSQSLLRAAGSLGAQQKDQGVPSAMARRKREFTPDEKKDDGYWDKRKKNNEAAKRSREKRRVSDLALEGRVLALLEENARLKAELLALKFRFGLIRDPVDQPALTLGGELHRSATLPQHFTGAPELPHYPGTFHPEPATSSEDSGFSTPGSSNLGSPVFFEERDRTEEGIMYERHCLVPEASADGADLGRVGRYDSGESVKGLPHKLRFKMAVGSEEIAGEQSGHCSPSSPGGTWRGLVTRKEPPTTGCSAGTLAIESTCETEVPGGPREPEPQAENRSLHCQLASLSAEVAQLKKLFSEQILIRMN, encoded by the exons ATGG ACTTTGGGGAGATGGATCTGCCTTTGGAGCAACCTCCAACCCAGCCTCCATCAGAACCACTACCAGCACCTCCAAATTCCACGCCGGTGTGTGAGCTCCAGACTGCCGTGTCTTGTTTTACAGAGGAGACGGTGTCTTTCCTCTCCGTCAATAGCTTGTTAAGCCAGTCCCTGCTCAGGGCAGCTGGCAGCCTGGGGGCCCAGCAGAAAGATCAAGGGGTGCCCTCAGCCATGGCCCGTCGCAAGCGTGAATTCACCCCAGATGAGAAGAAGGACGATGGCTACTGGGacaagaggaagaagaacaaCGAAGCGGCCAAACGCTCTCGAGAGAAACGGCGGGTCAGTGATTTAGCCCTGGAGGGACGGGTTTTGGCCCTGCTGGAGGAAAACGCCCGCCTGAAGGCAGAACTCCTAGCTCTCAAGTTTCGCTTTGGCTTGATCCGGGATCCAGTAGATCAACCAGCACTTACCCTGGGCGGTGAACTCCATCGGTCAGCCACTCTGCCCCAGCACTTCACAGGGGCTCCTGAACTACCCCACTACCCTGGCACCTTCCACCCGGAGCCAGCTACCAGTTCTGAGGACTCTGGTTTTTCCACGCCAGGAAGCTCCAACTTGGGAAGTCCTGTCTTTTTTGAGGAGCGCGACAGGACAGAGGAAGGAATTATGTATGAGAGGCATTGCCTAGTCCCCGAGGCTTCCGCTGATGGAGCTGATCTGGGCCGTGTTGGCCGTTACGACTCTGGGGAGAGCGTCAAAGGTCTTCCCCACAAGTTGCGCTTCAAGATGGCGGTAGGGTCAGAGGAGATAGCTGGAGAACAATCTGGACATTGCTCACCTTCTTCACCAGGAGGAACATGGAGAGGGCTGGTGACACGGAAAGAACCACCAACCACAGGGTGTTCTGCAGGTACCCTGGCAATTGAGAGTACTTGTGAAACGGAAGTCCCCGGGGGCCCTCGAGAACCTGAGCCCCAGGCAGAGAACCGCTCCCTCCACTGTCAGCTGGCCTCCctttcagctgaagtggcccagCTGAAAAAACTCTTCTCTGAACAAATCCTCATCAGGATGAATTGA
- the LOC116504519 gene encoding uncharacterized protein LOC116504519 isoform X2 — MDLPLEQPPTQPPSEPLPAPPNSTPVCELQTAVSCFTEETVSFLSVNSLLSQSLLRAAGSLGAQQKDQGVPSAMARRKREFTPDEKKDDGYWDKRKKNNEAAKRSREKRRVSDLALEGRVLALLEENARLKAELLALKFRFGLIRDPVDQPALTLGGELHRSATLPQHFTGAPELPHYPGTFHPEPATSSEDSGFSTPGSSNLGSPVFFEERDRTEEGIMYERHCLVPEASADGADLGRVGRYDSGESVKGLPHKLRFKMAVGSEEIAGEQSGHCSPSSPGGTWRGLVTRKEPPTTGCSAGTLAIESTCETEVPGGPREPEPQAENRSLHCQLASLSAEVAQLKKLFSEQILIRMN, encoded by the coding sequence ATGGATCTGCCTTTGGAGCAACCTCCAACCCAGCCTCCATCAGAACCACTACCAGCACCTCCAAATTCCACGCCGGTGTGTGAGCTCCAGACTGCCGTGTCTTGTTTTACAGAGGAGACGGTGTCTTTCCTCTCCGTCAATAGCTTGTTAAGCCAGTCCCTGCTCAGGGCAGCTGGCAGCCTGGGGGCCCAGCAGAAAGATCAAGGGGTGCCCTCAGCCATGGCCCGTCGCAAGCGTGAATTCACCCCAGATGAGAAGAAGGACGATGGCTACTGGGacaagaggaagaagaacaaCGAAGCGGCCAAACGCTCTCGAGAGAAACGGCGGGTCAGTGATTTAGCCCTGGAGGGACGGGTTTTGGCCCTGCTGGAGGAAAACGCCCGCCTGAAGGCAGAACTCCTAGCTCTCAAGTTTCGCTTTGGCTTGATCCGGGATCCAGTAGATCAACCAGCACTTACCCTGGGCGGTGAACTCCATCGGTCAGCCACTCTGCCCCAGCACTTCACAGGGGCTCCTGAACTACCCCACTACCCTGGCACCTTCCACCCGGAGCCAGCTACCAGTTCTGAGGACTCTGGTTTTTCCACGCCAGGAAGCTCCAACTTGGGAAGTCCTGTCTTTTTTGAGGAGCGCGACAGGACAGAGGAAGGAATTATGTATGAGAGGCATTGCCTAGTCCCCGAGGCTTCCGCTGATGGAGCTGATCTGGGCCGTGTTGGCCGTTACGACTCTGGGGAGAGCGTCAAAGGTCTTCCCCACAAGTTGCGCTTCAAGATGGCGGTAGGGTCAGAGGAGATAGCTGGAGAACAATCTGGACATTGCTCACCTTCTTCACCAGGAGGAACATGGAGAGGGCTGGTGACACGGAAAGAACCACCAACCACAGGGTGTTCTGCAGGTACCCTGGCAATTGAGAGTACTTGTGAAACGGAAGTCCCCGGGGGCCCTCGAGAACCTGAGCCCCAGGCAGAGAACCGCTCCCTCCACTGTCAGCTGGCCTCCctttcagctgaagtggcccagCTGAAAAAACTCTTCTCTGAACAAATCCTCATCAGGATGAATTGA